One stretch of Candidatus Eremiobacterota bacterium DNA includes these proteins:
- the katG gene encoding catalase/peroxidase HPI: MKTRNLFIVMMAALLALSCVAVAAAEPAPEKEGGAKSNRFWWPEQLDLSPLRAHDIRSNPYGEAFSYAKEFKSLDLDAVKKDINALLTTSQDWWPADYGNYGPFFIRMAWHSAGTYRTIDGRGGAGGGQQRFDPLNSWPDNVNLDKARRLLWPVKQKYGRKLSWADLMILTGNVAMENMGFKTLGFAGGREDDWEPDVVYWGSEKKWLEGNRRDKEGKLKGPLAAVQMGLIYVNPEGPDGNPDPLAAAKDIRESFGRMAMNDEETVALIAGGHTFGKAHGAHPVAGNVGPEPGAAPIEEQGFGWKNKEGKGNAEDTISSGLEGAWTSDPARFTMMYLDNLFKFEWKKTKSPAGAIQWIPTDESAAIMVPDAHVKGKFHAPVMFTTDLALKEDPEYRKIAKRFQEKPEEFKDAFARAWFKLTHRDMGPRSRYVGKDVPNLELIWQDPLPAAGRDVIGQEDIAKLKQKILASGLTVPELVRAAWASAASFRASDMRGGANGARVRLEPQKNWEANDPQELKKVLAALEKIQKDFNDSRSDNTKVSLADLIVLGGSAAVEKAAKDAGYDIKVPFMPGRTDASQEHTDVASFAVLEPAADGFRNYYSKKSYGSPTDMLVDKASQLDLSVPEMTVLVGGLRVLDANTGQSKKGVFTTRPGTLSNDFFVNLLSMSTQWKKSAEGIYEGHDRKTGRPKWAATSVDLIFGSNSELRAVAEVYASDDSKEKFVRDFVNAWVKVMNLDRFDLRK; this comes from the coding sequence ATGAAAACGCGCAACCTGTTCATTGTGATGATGGCGGCCTTACTGGCCCTGTCATGCGTGGCCGTGGCGGCCGCGGAACCCGCGCCGGAAAAAGAAGGGGGGGCAAAATCGAACCGGTTCTGGTGGCCGGAGCAGCTGGACCTGAGCCCCCTTCGCGCCCATGATATCCGGTCCAACCCATACGGCGAAGCATTCAGTTATGCCAAAGAGTTCAAAAGCCTCGACCTTGACGCGGTGAAGAAAGATATCAATGCACTGCTGACGACCTCCCAGGACTGGTGGCCCGCCGACTACGGCAATTACGGGCCTTTCTTTATCCGCATGGCCTGGCACAGCGCAGGCACCTACCGCACGATAGACGGGCGCGGCGGTGCGGGGGGCGGTCAGCAGCGCTTTGACCCGCTCAACAGCTGGCCGGACAACGTGAACCTGGATAAAGCGCGGCGCCTGCTGTGGCCGGTCAAGCAGAAGTACGGCAGGAAGCTCTCATGGGCGGACCTGATGATCCTTACGGGCAATGTCGCCATGGAAAACATGGGTTTCAAGACCCTCGGTTTTGCGGGGGGCCGCGAGGATGACTGGGAGCCCGATGTGGTCTATTGGGGGTCTGAAAAGAAATGGCTCGAGGGGAATCGCCGCGACAAAGAGGGGAAATTGAAAGGGCCTCTCGCCGCGGTCCAGATGGGACTGATCTACGTGAATCCGGAGGGGCCGGACGGCAACCCGGACCCGCTTGCGGCGGCGAAGGATATCCGTGAGTCTTTTGGACGCATGGCGATGAACGACGAGGAGACCGTCGCGCTGATCGCGGGCGGCCACACCTTCGGTAAAGCGCACGGCGCTCATCCGGTGGCCGGCAATGTCGGGCCCGAGCCCGGCGCCGCGCCCATAGAGGAGCAGGGATTCGGATGGAAAAACAAAGAAGGCAAGGGGAATGCCGAAGATACCATCTCGAGCGGTCTGGAAGGGGCATGGACCTCGGATCCGGCCAGATTCACGATGATGTACCTGGACAACCTGTTCAAATTCGAATGGAAGAAAACGAAAAGCCCGGCGGGCGCGATACAGTGGATCCCGACCGACGAGTCCGCCGCGATCATGGTGCCCGATGCGCACGTCAAGGGGAAGTTCCATGCCCCGGTCATGTTCACGACGGATCTGGCCCTTAAAGAGGACCCGGAATACCGCAAGATCGCCAAGCGCTTCCAGGAAAAACCCGAAGAGTTCAAGGACGCCTTCGCCAGGGCATGGTTCAAGCTGACGCACCGCGATATGGGGCCGCGTTCGCGCTATGTCGGGAAGGATGTGCCGAATCTGGAACTGATCTGGCAGGATCCCCTGCCCGCGGCCGGCCGTGACGTGATCGGACAGGAAGACATCGCGAAGCTGAAACAGAAGATCCTTGCTTCGGGGCTTACGGTTCCCGAGCTTGTCCGGGCGGCCTGGGCCTCTGCCGCGAGTTTCCGCGCAAGCGATATGCGCGGCGGGGCGAACGGGGCGCGTGTGCGCCTGGAGCCGCAGAAAAACTGGGAAGCCAACGACCCGCAGGAACTGAAGAAAGTGCTCGCAGCGCTCGAAAAGATCCAGAAAGACTTCAATGACTCGCGCTCTGATAACACTAAAGTATCCCTGGCCGATCTGATCGTTCTGGGCGGCTCTGCAGCCGTCGAGAAGGCGGCCAAGGATGCGGGCTATGACATTAAAGTGCCTTTCATGCCGGGGCGCACCGACGCATCCCAGGAACACACGGACGTCGCGTCGTTCGCCGTGCTTGAGCCGGCCGCGGACGGATTCCGCAACTACTACAGCAAAAAGAGCTATGGGTCTCCCACCGATATGCTCGTCGATAAAGCCTCTCAGCTCGATCTGAGCGTTCCGGAGATGACGGTCCTGGTGGGAGGGTTGCGCGTGCTGGACGCCAATACCGGCCAATCGAAGAAGGGCGTCTTCACCACGCGGCCCGGGACCTTGAGCAATGACTTTTTTGTGAATCTGCTCAGCATGTCCACGCAGTGGAAAAAATCCGCCGAAGGCATCTATGAAGGCCATGACCGGAAGACCGGCCGGCCGAAATGGGCGGCGACCTCCGTGGATCTCAT
- a CDS encoding GIDE domain-containing protein → MWIWCAGCGLIILAVIVIVVRHAEINKLIAIVETETSPCSGLMHAQNGSFVEIKGFIEPIQVLRSDVGGRECVCYKSTITREYEEEHQETDAAGRVHRKRRRGTESIVSREVRTRFYVRDDSGRLPVDPEGAQVELIETVKKDEPGVPAGKATFAEVNLEGSGRGQTKGLKFREWVLPVEVPVYIFGPVLQTDNGPVIQKPAVLSRDFIITTKSEEALMGATKDSIQALNITGVVLSLAGIALIVYSLFLTDAL, encoded by the coding sequence ATGTGGATATGGTGTGCAGGGTGCGGTCTTATCATACTGGCCGTCATTGTCATTGTTGTCCGCCACGCGGAGATCAACAAGCTCATCGCGATTGTGGAGACGGAAACCTCGCCCTGCAGCGGGCTGATGCATGCGCAGAACGGCTCTTTCGTGGAGATAAAGGGATTCATCGAGCCGATTCAGGTCCTCAGAAGTGACGTGGGCGGAAGGGAATGTGTCTGCTATAAAAGCACCATCACCCGTGAATATGAGGAGGAGCATCAGGAAACCGACGCAGCCGGAAGAGTCCATAGAAAAAGGCGGCGCGGAACGGAATCGATTGTGAGCCGCGAGGTGAGAACAAGGTTCTATGTAAGGGATGACTCCGGCAGGCTTCCCGTCGATCCCGAAGGCGCCCAGGTGGAGTTAATTGAGACGGTGAAAAAAGATGAGCCAGGCGTTCCCGCAGGAAAAGCGACTTTTGCAGAGGTGAATCTCGAAGGAAGCGGCAGGGGGCAGACGAAGGGCTTGAAATTCCGTGAGTGGGTTCTGCCCGTGGAAGTGCCGGTCTATATCTTCGGGCCTGTCCTGCAGACGGACAACGGCCCTGTCATCCAGAAGCCTGCCGTATTGAGCAGGGACTTCATAATCACGACCAAGTCCGAGGAAGCTCTCATGGGGGCTACCAAAGACTCGATCCAGGCACTGAATATAACTGGTGTGGTCCTGTCTCTTGCTGGTATTGCCCTGATTGTGTACAGTCTGTTCCTCACCGATGCATTGTAG
- a CDS encoding zinc finger protein, producing the protein MEKRAVCPQCGMVNQSGYKLCARCSSGSAAQWKCRECGFNENSPADQACRKCKVPRYTVREGVWDCLYCGRSRNRGHDKHCSGCGVPRGKDVQFYLAEDAEYVTDETELARAHGGPDWNCPHCGGDNRGGSEFCSGCGAPAEDAPRRKQIIYRDDVDKEGRQLDYVLTAVPGGFEVEALGSTFRGATAGEAFEKLFTRLRKEKKSPEAPGTDEWDTPQAAELTASQAAGRRSFFQQSGALLKEKEKLKNRSVLGKSVTALSILFLVVFLVISGHLMFSPRIKPLTASGMRWERTAEVKVFTTLSESKWADQVPADAFQKKTRTELYEIKKVQTGVSTRTETYTDRVQVGTEKVRTGTQNMGNGYFKDVYRSVPVYKDVQKTRTVQVPHYKDVPVYKEKVTYRVKRWIVTETRKTEGTDDAPFWPAIAVGPKVKEGDRTERYIVSFRGPRNKAYCYQTSREAEWKNFEKGKSYMARIRQNGTIESFENDAAQGGVNKNP; encoded by the coding sequence ATGGAGAAGAGAGCCGTCTGCCCGCAATGCGGGATGGTGAACCAATCAGGATATAAGCTCTGCGCTCGCTGCAGCAGCGGGTCTGCCGCTCAATGGAAGTGCCGCGAATGCGGCTTCAATGAAAATTCCCCGGCCGATCAGGCCTGCAGGAAGTGCAAGGTGCCGAGGTACACGGTGAGAGAAGGGGTCTGGGACTGCCTGTACTGCGGGAGAAGCCGCAACAGGGGCCATGATAAGCATTGCAGCGGCTGCGGTGTTCCCCGGGGAAAGGATGTGCAGTTCTATCTTGCCGAAGATGCCGAATATGTCACTGATGAAACGGAACTGGCCCGTGCCCATGGCGGACCCGACTGGAACTGCCCCCACTGCGGCGGCGACAACAGGGGAGGCAGCGAGTTCTGCTCCGGCTGCGGCGCCCCTGCGGAAGATGCGCCCAGGAGAAAGCAGATAATCTACCGTGACGATGTCGATAAGGAGGGGCGGCAACTCGATTATGTGCTCACCGCCGTTCCCGGCGGCTTTGAAGTGGAGGCCCTGGGAAGCACTTTCAGGGGAGCCACTGCCGGGGAGGCCTTTGAAAAGCTCTTTACCCGTCTGAGAAAAGAGAAGAAAAGCCCTGAGGCTCCGGGAACAGATGAGTGGGACACCCCGCAGGCGGCGGAGCTGACTGCTTCCCAGGCCGCCGGCAGGCGCTCCTTTTTCCAGCAGTCAGGCGCTCTTCTCAAGGAAAAAGAGAAACTGAAAAACCGGTCTGTGCTTGGGAAATCCGTTACCGCCCTCTCAATACTCTTCCTTGTCGTCTTTCTGGTAATCTCGGGCCACCTGATGTTCTCTCCGCGGATAAAGCCATTGACGGCGAGCGGAATGAGGTGGGAGCGCACCGCTGAAGTGAAGGTCTTTACCACGCTCTCCGAGTCAAAGTGGGCAGACCAGGTGCCTGCCGACGCCTTTCAAAAAAAGACGAGAACTGAGCTTTACGAGATAAAAAAAGTTCAGACCGGCGTCTCGACAAGGACGGAGACTTACACCGACAGGGTGCAGGTGGGCACTGAAAAGGTCAGGACAGGAACTCAGAACATGGGAAACGGATATTTCAAGGATGTCTACCGCTCTGTTCCCGTGTATAAGGACGTGCAGAAGACAAGGACGGTGCAGGTGCCTCACTATAAGGATGTGCCGGTATATAAGGAAAAGGTGACGTACCGCGTAAAAAGGTGGATTGTCACTGAGACCAGAAAGACTGAAGGGACCGATGATGCTCCTTTCTGGCCTGCCATTGCGGTGGGCCCGAAAGTGAAAGAAGGCGACAGGACGGAACGCTATATCGTGAGTTTCAGGGGGCCCAGAAACAAGGCTTACTGTTATCAAACATCACGTGAGGCCGAGTGGAAAAATTTCGAAAAAGGCAAGAGCTATATGGCAAGAATTCGACAGAACGGCACAATTGAGAGTTTTGAAAACGATGCGGCGCAGGGAGGTGTCAATAAGAACCCTTAG
- a CDS encoding radical SAM protein, producing MKILLIAQDIDHGTFFSEMAVPLGLCYLASYVRHHLNEELAFTIINGDEAFRPGDYDLIGISSMSFHFPRAAAKAERIRREAGVPVILGGPHISALPRTLPGCFDAGVIGEGEQTFLELVSLVLQEGRFTAASLEKIKGIAYHHEGRVTLTPPRLLIEDMGTIPRPDRRLWDLSGKMKQIFSGRGCPCRCRFCAMPDSHYRKFPLDSVISELLFLRSEYQTGAVLFQDEILSMKKQWLCDLLGRMKEHNLHREMAYFVSSRADIIDEEMADIYREMNVKCVFIGIESGSEKILRYLKSGNMPIRTVQRALDLLAARDIQVEGSFIIGSPDESPGDMKETYEFIYENHRSGKLDMVSVFALVPFPGSAVWDEAMERGIVSEDMDWSRLTSMPIFQFDPERYLYLNRKMPREEFTEIVSLFRQLMATVCSRGIARFRKNILDPMGVKDLVPEQG from the coding sequence ATGAAGATACTTCTTATCGCGCAGGACATTGACCACGGAACCTTTTTCAGCGAGATGGCGGTCCCGCTCGGTCTGTGCTATCTCGCCTCTTATGTGAGACACCACCTGAACGAAGAGCTCGCCTTTACCATTATAAACGGTGACGAGGCGTTCCGGCCCGGTGACTATGATCTCATCGGCATCTCATCCATGAGCTTTCATTTTCCCCGCGCCGCGGCAAAAGCGGAGCGGATCAGGAGAGAGGCCGGCGTTCCCGTGATACTCGGAGGCCCCCACATCTCGGCCCTTCCCCGTACGCTTCCCGGGTGTTTTGACGCCGGGGTGATCGGCGAAGGCGAGCAGACATTTCTCGAGCTGGTGAGCCTGGTTCTTCAGGAGGGGCGTTTCACTGCCGCGTCACTGGAAAAGATAAAGGGAATTGCGTACCACCATGAGGGCAGGGTCACGCTGACACCCCCCAGGCTTCTTATTGAGGACATGGGCACGATCCCCCGGCCTGATCGCCGCCTGTGGGACCTCAGCGGGAAAATGAAGCAGATCTTCAGTGGCAGGGGATGCCCCTGCCGATGCCGTTTCTGCGCGATGCCCGACAGCCACTACCGCAAGTTTCCTCTCGACTCTGTCATCTCGGAGCTTCTTTTCCTCAGGAGTGAGTATCAGACCGGGGCGGTGCTGTTCCAGGACGAGATCCTCTCCATGAAGAAGCAGTGGCTTTGCGACCTGCTCGGCAGGATGAAGGAGCACAATCTCCACAGGGAAATGGCCTATTTTGTCTCGAGCCGCGCCGATATCATCGATGAAGAGATGGCGGACATCTACCGCGAGATGAATGTGAAATGCGTTTTTATCGGCATAGAGTCAGGCTCCGAGAAGATCCTCCGGTATCTGAAAAGTGGAAACATGCCCATCAGAACTGTTCAGAGGGCGCTGGATCTGCTGGCCGCAAGAGATATCCAGGTTGAAGGCTCCTTTATCATCGGCTCGCCCGATGAAAGCCCCGGCGACATGAAGGAGACCTATGAGTTCATCTATGAGAATCACCGCAGCGGGAAGCTTGACATGGTGAGCGTCTTTGCCCTTGTCCCTTTCCCGGGCAGCGCCGTCTGGGATGAAGCGATGGAGAGGGGCATCGTGAGCGAGGATATGGACTGGTCACGCCTCACCTCGATGCCGATATTTCAGTTTGACCCTGAGAGGTATCTCTATCTGAACAGGAAGATGCCGAGAGAAGAGTTTACAGAGATTGTCTCCCTGTTCCGGCAGCTGATGGCGACGGTCTGCAGCAGGGGAATCGCGAGGTTCCGGAAAAACATACTCGACCCGATGGGCGTGAAGGATCTTGTCCCGGAACAGGGATGA